In one Culex quinquefasciatus strain JHB chromosome 2, VPISU_Cqui_1.0_pri_paternal, whole genome shotgun sequence genomic region, the following are encoded:
- the LOC119767284 gene encoding LOW QUALITY PROTEIN: poly(A) polymerase alpha-like (The sequence of the model RefSeq protein was modified relative to this genomic sequence to represent the inferred CDS: substituted 1 base at 1 genomic stop codon) — MGMTSAISLAEPKTEDHTKTVELQKALEPYNVFEDESKLNHRMEILSKLKTLVKQWVRNVSISKNMPEVLAEKLGGKIYKGTNIDALCVAPRNIERQDYFGSFFELLKKQPEVTGCRAVEEALVPVINMNFDGIKIDLLFARLALKEIPDNFDLREDMLLKNLDPKLVRSLNGCRATDEILRPVPNIDNFRLALRSIKLWAKKHGIYSNSLGYFGVCWVSWGMLVARTCQLPNVVAATQVHKFFLVFLRWKWPHPVFLKRPDTVNLGFQVWDSRVNVQDRFHLMSIITPAYPQQNSTFHVSSSTRKVMLNEFNNGMQITDEIMLGKAGWDXLFEAPSFFFKYRYFIVLLVTSNNTDDHLEESKIRYLIQNLERILHINLAHVNPKCFEQQE, encoded by the exons ATGGGCATGACGTCGGCCATCAGTTTGGCGGAACCGAAGACGGAAGACCACACCAAGACGGTGGAGCTGCAGAAGGCGCTCGAGCCGTACAACGTGTTTGAGGACGAGTCCAAGCTGAACCACCGGATGGAGATTCTGTCCAAGCTGAAAACGCTGGTCAAGCAGTGGGTGCGCAATGTGTCCATCTCGAAGAACATGCCGGAAGTGCTGGCCGAGAAGCTCGGCGGGAAGATCTACAAGGGGACAAATATTGACGCGTTGTGCGTGGCGCCGCGCAACATCGAACGGCAGGACTACTTTGGGTCGTTCTTCGAGCTGCTGAAGAAACAACCCGAGGTAACGGGGTGCCGCGCCGTCGAGGAGGCGCTTGTGCCGGTCATCAACATGAACTTTGACGGCATCAAGATTGATTTGCTGTTTGCGCGGTTGGCGCTGAAGGAGATTCCGGACAACTTTGACCTGCGCGAAGATATGCTGCTGAAGAATCTGGACCCCAAGTTGGTGCGCAGTCTGAACGGGTGCCGCGCCACCGACGAGATCCTACGGCCGGTGCCCAACATTGACAACTTTCGGCTGGCGCTGCGTTCGATCAAGCTGTGGGCGAAGA aGCATGGAATCTACTCCAACTCTTTGGGTTACTTTGGGGTATGCTGGGTGTCGTGGGGTATGCTGGTGGCCAGGACGTGTCAGCTCCCGAATGTCGTCGCGGCCACGCAGGTACACAAGTTCTTTCTGGTGTTTTTGCGCTGGAAGTGGCCCCACCCGGTGTTCCTGAAGCGGCCGGACACCGTGAATCTGGGCTTTCAAGTGTGGGATTCGCGGGTGAACGTGCAGGACCGGTTCCACCTGATGTCGATCATCACGCCGGCATATCCGCAGCAAAACTCGACCTTCCACGTGTCTAGCTCGACGCGGAAGGTCATGCTGAACGAGTTCAACAACGGCATGCAGATCACGGACGAAATCATGCTCGGCAAGGCTGGCTGGGACTAGCTGTTTGAGGCGCCGAGCTTCTTCTTCAAGTATCGCTACTTTATCGTACTGCTGGTGACCTCGAACAACACCGACGACCACCTCGAGGAGTCCAAGATCCGCTACCTAATCCAGAACCTGGAGCGAATCCTGCACATCAACCTGGCCCACGTCAACCCGAAGTGCTTCG